A region of the Candidatus Eisenbacteria bacterium genome:
GGATGTCGATCAGCACGGCGCGGATCACTTTCTCGGCATCGCCCCCCGCGAGCGCTTCCTCGTGAGTTTCAAGCCACCCCGGCGGATAGGCAATCCCCAATCCGGGTTCGTACAGGATCACGCGCGACACGTTATTGGTGAGCGCCGCAGCACCCATGGCGCAGCCCGCGCCGTACGAGTGGCCCCAGAGGGCGACGGATCCGGCGCGGGCCGCGATGGCGTCCACCACGGCCGCGACATCTTCGAACTCCTGCTCGATGGTGTATCCGTCGCCGTCGCCGCTGGCTCCGAACCCTCGACGGTCGATCGCGTATGTGGTCATGGCTGGTTGCAGGTGCGCAACCAGCGGCTCGAAGATCGTGTAATCACGCAACGACCCGTGCACGAGCACGATCGGCGGACCCTTGCCTTGGACCCAGACCCTGATCGTCGTTCCATCGGTCGACTGGACACCGAATGAGCCGGCGAGGCCTGCGGCCTCATGGGAATCCATGGCACTCCGCGGCGCTGTGCCGAAGGGGCACGCAAGACGGCAGAATACACCTGTTCAGCACTTGTTCTGAAGCCCATTGCGCCACAAAGCAACGTCGCTAAGATCCAACATAGGTGACGGCACGAGCGTGCATTCTTCGAAACCTTCTGGACCGACTCACAGTCATGGCGATGATGATGCGCTCATCAGGGGGCTGCAGAAGGGGGACGAGCGCGCCTTCAGTGAGGTCGTCGAAAACTGGAGCGGCATGATGCTTCGCCTGGCGCTCTCGCACGTCGAGAGTCGTGCGGTTGCGGAGGAGGTCGTGCAGGACGCGTGGCTGACAGTGTTGCGCTCGCTGGATCGGTTCGAACGCCGCTCCTCTCTTCGCACCTGGGTGCTCGGCATCGTCGTGAACTGTGCGCGGTCACGCGCCCGTACAGAGCGGCGCATCGTCACTACCTCATCTGAGTCGGGCCCCGTCGTCGATCCGGTCCGGTTTCTGCCCGCCAACCATCCCCGATGGCCTCACCATTGGGCCGCCGAGCCTACAGAGTGGCGCACGCCGGAAGCGGAGCTGCTCGTTCGAGAGACGCGCAGCGTGATCCTCGATGCGATCGATGCGCTCCCGTCAACGCAGCGTGAAGTCGTTCTCCTGCGCGATGTCGAAGGACTCCAATCCACCGAGGTCTGTAACATTCTCCGAATCACGGACACTCATCAACGAGTGCTGCTGCACCGGGCACGCTCGCGGGTCCGCAATGCGCTCGAGCGGTACTTTGCCGCGACGGAGGCGACGTGATCGTGACGGACCTGCCGGAATTGCCGTGCCGGGAGCTGGTGGAGCTCGTGACCGACTATCTCGAGGACCGGCTCTCGCCTATCGACCGGGCTCGGTTCGAGGCGCACCTCACGGAGTGCGAGGCCTGCCGGACCTACCTGGAACAGTTTCGCGAGACGATCCGCGTACTCGGGCGCCTGCCCGAAGAGTCGCTTTCGCCCGAAGCTCGCGAGGCGCTGCTCACGGCCTTCCGCGGCTGGTCTCGCCTCTAACCCTCCTGCTGTAACGTCCGGCCCGTCTGCGGCACTCATGGCAGAAACGTCGAACCTTACGAGGAGGTATTCCCATGCCCGTTCTTCAGCTGGACGAGTTCAAGACCAGGCAGCGCGCCACGTGGGAGGGCGGCGATTACAGCGCGTGCTCGCCCTACATCGCCGACGTCGGCGAGCTCGTAGTGACGCGCGCCGGCATCACGCCGGGGATGCGGGTACTCGATGTCGCATGCGGCACCGGAAACGCTGCCTGGCCCGCGGCCCGGGCCGGCGCTCACGTGACTGGGCTCGACCTTGCGGCCAAACTGCTCGAGGTGGGCCGGGCCAGAGCCAGGGCGGAAGGGCTCGAGATCGAGTGGCGAGAGGGCGACGCCGAGCATCTGCCTTTCGAGGACGGGAGCTTCGACCGGGTGCTCTCGACGTTCGGCCACATGTTCGCTCCGCGTCACCAGCGAACGGCCCAGGAGATGGCGCGAGTGTGCCGCCGCGGAGGCGCCATTGTCACCGCGACGTGGACACCCGAGGGCGTGTTCGGCGACCTCTCGAAAGCGGCGGCACCCTATATGCCGCCGCCGCCCGACTACGCCTCGCCGCCGGCGCTGTGGGGCCGCGAGGATCACGTGCGCGAACTCTTTGGTGACGTCGCGACCAAGTTCGAATTCGAGCGCCATGTGAACCGGATCGAGTGGGAGTCGCTCGAATCGTTTGCCGACTTCTTCATGGCGCATTTTCCGCCGATGGTGACGGCGAAGGCGATGCTGGGGGAACGCTTCAGCGAAATGCGAGCAGGCGTTGTCGACGTCTGGAAGCGCGCGAACGAGGTGACCGATGGCAGCTTGCGGCTGCCGCAGGAGTACCTGCTCTCGATTGTCCGGCTCTGACGAAGCGGAACGGACGCTCTGCGTTCGCGTCCGTGGCTGATCCGCGTTCGATTTCTTCAACACTGAGGTAAGGGATGGACATGAGCACCGTCCTGGATACGACACGGACCCAAGCCTTTGCGGAGCACGCGCTCGACATCGTCAATGGCGGCTTCCTGTCGCTGATGCTCAGCGTGGGCCATCGCACCGGCTTGCTCGATACGCTCGCCACATTGGAACCGGCGACGTCGGATCGGATCGCCGCGGCGGCCGGTCTGAACGAACGGTACGTGCGCGAGTGGCTCGGCGCGTTGGTCACAGGCCGAATCATCGAATACGACCCGGCGGCGCGCACGTACTGGCTGCCTAGGGAGCATGCCGCGTCGCTGACCCGCGCCGCTGGGCCTGACAACCTCGCGGAGCTGGCGCAGATCGTGGCAATGCTTGGCCAGGTCGAGAGCGCTATCGTCGAGGTGTTCCGAAAAGGCGGTGGCGTCGATTACCGCGCGTTTGAGCGTTTCCATGCGCTCATGGCCGAGAGCAGCCACACCACACTCGAAGCCACGTTGCTGACCTGCACACTTCCGCTCGTGCCTGGCCTCGTCGATCGACTCGAGGCCGGTACTGACGTCCTCGATATCGGCTGCGGCGAGGGCGTGGCCATCCGCATGATGGCACAACGATTTCCACGCAGCCGGTTCGTGGGTGTGGACATTGCGACCGGGGCCATCGCGACAGCCCGGGCTGAAGCCGAGGCCGCCCGTCTGACCAACGCCCGGTTTGTGGCCCAGGATGCGGCGACCTTCTCGGCGCCCGCGGCGTTCGATTTCATCACCGCGTTTGACGCCATTCACGATCAGGCCGCGCCACGACGCGTCCTCCGTGCGATTCGCGAGGCGCTGCGCACCGGTGGCGTTTTTCTGATGGTGGATATCGCCGCGTCGAGTCACCTTGAAGGCAATCTGGACAATCCGTTGGCGCCATTCCTCTTCACGGTGTCCACGATGCACTGCATGACGGTCTCGCTGGCGCAGGGCGGCGAGGGACTGGGCGCCTGTTGGGGCGAGGAGAAGGCGCGCGAGCTCGTGGCGGAGGCCGGATTCGCGTCCGTCGATGTCTCAAGAGTGGAGGGAGATCCGCTGAACGCTTATTACGTCTGCCGGCCGTAACTGAGGGAGCCGGCACTGCTTCGGAGGGTTCGCTTATGACAATGTCGTCGCAGTCAACCGTCGCTTCCGTAGACCCTTCGTCTGCCACCCGTGTCGAGGTAGACGAGGGCATCGTCGCCGCCGCGCGCGACGTCGGATCCGTCATCTCGAAGCACGTCGAGACGACGGAGCGCGACCGCCGGCTGGCGCCGCCGGTGGTCGATGCGCTTCGAGCCGCGGGACTCTTCCGTCTGTTCACGCCTCGGGCTCTCGGCGGTCTCGAGGTGGATCCGGTGACGTTCGCGCGCGTCGTCGAGGAGGTGTCCACGTTCGACAGTGCCGCGGGCTGGGCGTTTCAGGTCAACACCGGCGCATGGTGGACATCGCGCATGTCGCCCGAAGGCGTCGCCGAACTGTACGAGGACGGCCCCGATTTAATGATGGCCGCGTCGTTCGCCCCTCCCCACCGGGCTGAAGAAGTGCCCGGCGGTTACCGAATCACGGGGCGTGGTCCGCTGGCGAGCACCATCCATGATTCCCGTTGGGCGTTGATGAGTGCGATCGTGTTCGATGGCGACGAGCCGCGCATGACGCCAGCCGGGCCGGACTTCATCTCCGTCGTCATGCGCACGACCGACGTCGAGATCATCGACACCTGGAGCTCCCTCGGGATGCGCGGCACCGATAGCAACGATATCGAGGCAAACGGCGTGTTCGTACCAGAGTCGCGGGCCTTCCGTGTCGAGCCCGATTCCATCGCGTCTTCGCCGTTCGACGGGCCGCTGTACCGGATGCCTGCGCTCGCCGCGACCTACCCGATTATCGCCCCCGTCGCGCTGGCGATCGCCAGCGGCGCCATCCGCGAGCTGCGCGACATTGTGACCACCAAGGTCCCACTCGGTTCGATGAAGAGGGCGCGTGATCGGGGTGCGGTTCAATCCGCCGTCGCCGAAGCAGAAGCGATGGCTCGATCGGCGCGCCTCTTTTTCTACGACGCGCTGACCAGGGCGTGGGAGCGCGCAGTCGCGCAGCAGCCGTTCACGCTCGAGGACAAGGCAGACCTCATGCTGGCCAGCACGTGGGCCGTGCGCACCGCAGCCCGGGCGACCGATCTCATGCACCGTATGGGCGGTACGAGCGGCATCTATACGCGGAGCCGGCTCGAGCGTCACTTCCGCGACGCGCAGACCGTCCGTCACCACGGCTTCGTGTCTGATAGTCGATTGGAGACGGTGGGACAGGTCTATCTCGGGGTCGCGCCGGAGTTTCCCTTCGTGGCGTTTTGACGCTCGCGCCTACGGTGGACACGCTTGCTCCCTGACGGCAGTGGAAAGACTTGAAGAGTCTGGTGTCAGGGACGAATTCGCAACCTGCTCGTGACGCCGCGAGGTGCGCGAATCGCCGATCGTGCCTGCTAGTGCGGGCGTACTAGCGTCACTGGATCACCGATGGCGATCGTGCCCGGACGGGCGACGTCCGAGTTGAGGGCCAGGCGGCCACGGAAGCGTCGGCCGATGTCGCGCAGGACTTCGGCGTCGCGTTCGAGGGTGTCGGGGTCGACTGTCGTCATCGGGCATCGAGCCCGGAGCGAATCGAGACGCACAATCAGGCTGCCGATGTGCAGCTCCGCGCCCGGCCAGTCGCACTCGGCGAGGCCATCCACGCCACCGATCAGGATGTTCGGCCGCAGGCGGCGAATGTCGCGTCCGAATGCGGCGACCGCGCCATCGGTCGCCACCAGCAGGGGCAGGACATCGAATCGATCCTGCACGTCAGAGGCCGCCAGCCACGCATCGTCGCCGGCGGCTCGCTTGACGAGTGCGAGCGCTTCGCGGCTCTTCCACAGGTAACCGTTGATGAGCACATGCCGTTGCGCGCTCAACGTGCCACGCAAGCCCAGCAAGCGATAGTGCCGCCGCGACGTCCGGATCCCTTCGGGGCCGACGACCCAGATCGCGCGATCGCCGAAAATGCCGGTGAAGCCAACCGCCGCCGTCGAAAGACGCTCCCCCGCTAGGGTCTTGACAGGATAGCGCCACAGGCCGGCCACGTACAGTCCCATGGCCGTCTGATGCCGGACGACCCACCGTCGTGACCAGGAGCTGTCACACCCGGCCAGATCCGGCATCTCAAGGGCAGACTCGCACCGACCAAGGAAAGGGTAACGGGATGTCAGCACACGATCGCCCCAGGACCACTGTTCACATCGCCTGCAATGAGGTCGTCCCCGGATGTGGCTTTACGGCCAGCGCCGACACCGAGGAGGAGTTAACCGACAAGGTGGCGGCCCATGCCGCGCAGGATCATGGGGTGCCCGAGGTGACGCCGGAGCTGGCCGCGAAGATCAAAGCCGCGATTAGGCGCCAGTAAGATCGAGACTATGACCGTCCGCGCGGCGGAATCGAGCGACGAGGCCCTCGCGGCGCTGGCCGCGACTGGCGATGAGGCCGCCTTCGAGACGCTCGTCCTGCGCTATCAGCATCGCGTGTTTCGTCTTGCGTGCCGCCTGGCGAGCGAAACCGATGCGCCGGACATCATGCAGGACGCCTTCGTGCAGGTTTATCGCCACATTTCGGCATTCCGCGGTGGCGCGCGGTTCAGCACATGGCTCTACCGGATCGTGACCAATGCCGGACTGATGCATCGCCGCGCTCGTGCGCGCCGGCCCGCCGAATCGCTCGATGAACTCTTACCGCGCTTCGATGCCGACGGAAGACTCGAGGACACGCCTGATGCCCTGCGGGCTGCCTCCCGCGTCGACGAGTTGCTGGACCGGCAGGTGTTGGCGAAGAAGGCACAGGCCGCCATCGAGGGGCTGCCCGATCTGTATCGGGAGGCGTTCGTGCTGCGCGACCTCGAGGAACTGTCCACGGCCGACGTGGCGCAGGTGTTGGGCGTGGAACCGGCGACGGTACGGCAGCGCGTCCATCGAGCCAGGCTGATGGTGCGTGAATATCTGGGCGCGCTCGCCGGAGACAGGCCATGAAAGACATCGTCTGCATGTCGGGCGTCGAGTTGTTGATGGAGTACCTGGAAGGCGCCCTGGCACCGGATGTCCGCGCGGCGATCGAGGCGCATGTCGCCGGCTGTCAACGCTGCGACGCATTCATCGCCTCGTACCTCGAGACGCCGCGCATTGTGCGCGATGCGACTCGGATGGAGATGCCTGCCGACCTGGAGGCATCGCTGCTGGCGGCGCTGCGCCGCGCGATGCACCGTCACGATGGATAGCGTCACGGACGAGTACACGGTCATTGGAGAAAGGCGATGCACGTTCCTGTCAGCGTTTCAACCGTCACGGCGATTTCGGCGCTGCTCGCTGTCTCTCTTGCGACGCTGATCGACGCCTCGAGTGGCCAGAAGTCCATCTTCTCCGAAGCGCAGGCCTACGAGCACTTCATGGGACGCTGGAGCCGCAGGCTGGCTCCTCTCTTCGTCCGTTTTGCCGGCGTGCGCGACGCCGACACCGTACTCGACGTCGGGTCGGGCACCGGCGCGCTCACAGCGGCCGTCGCGAAAGTGGCGCCGTCGAGCCGCATCGTCGGTATCGATCCGTCGGCGTCGTACGTCGCGCTTGCGCAGTCGCAGCACGGCAGCAGGCGTGTCCTCTTCGAGGTCGGCGACGCGCAGCACATGCGCTTCGACGACGCGATGTTCGACCGCACGTTATCGCTCCTGGTCGTCAACTTCATCCCGGACGTACGCAAGGCCCTGGGCGAAATGACGCGGGTCACGAAACCGAAGGGCACTGTCGCAGCCGCGGTCTGGGACTACGGTGACGGCATGGAGATGCTGCGCGCGTTCTGGGACGAGGCGGTAGCGCTCACACCGG
Encoded here:
- a CDS encoding acyl-CoA dehydrogenase family protein — protein: MSSQSTVASVDPSSATRVEVDEGIVAAARDVGSVISKHVETTERDRRLAPPVVDALRAAGLFRLFTPRALGGLEVDPVTFARVVEEVSTFDSAAGWAFQVNTGAWWTSRMSPEGVAELYEDGPDLMMAASFAPPHRAEEVPGGYRITGRGPLASTIHDSRWALMSAIVFDGDEPRMTPAGPDFISVVMRTTDVEIIDTWSSLGMRGTDSNDIEANGVFVPESRAFRVEPDSIASSPFDGPLYRMPALAATYPIIAPVALAIASGAIRELRDIVTTKVPLGSMKRARDRGAVQSAVAEAEAMARSARLFFYDALTRAWERAVAQQPFTLEDKADLMLASTWAVRTAARATDLMHRMGGTSGIYTRSRLERHFRDAQTVRHHGFVSDSRLETVGQVYLGVAPEFPFVAF
- a CDS encoding class I SAM-dependent methyltransferase, with protein sequence MPVLQLDEFKTRQRATWEGGDYSACSPYIADVGELVVTRAGITPGMRVLDVACGTGNAAWPAARAGAHVTGLDLAAKLLEVGRARARAEGLEIEWREGDAEHLPFEDGSFDRVLSTFGHMFAPRHQRTAQEMARVCRRGGAIVTATWTPEGVFGDLSKAAAPYMPPPPDYASPPALWGREDHVRELFGDVATKFEFERHVNRIEWESLESFADFFMAHFPPMVTAKAMLGERFSEMRAGVVDVWKRANEVTDGSLRLPQEYLLSIVRL
- a CDS encoding RNA polymerase sigma factor; the protein is MHSSKPSGPTHSHGDDDALIRGLQKGDERAFSEVVENWSGMMLRLALSHVESRAVAEEVVQDAWLTVLRSLDRFERRSSLRTWVLGIVVNCARSRARTERRIVTTSSESGPVVDPVRFLPANHPRWPHHWAAEPTEWRTPEAELLVRETRSVILDAIDALPSTQREVVLLRDVEGLQSTEVCNILRITDTHQRVLLHRARSRVRNALERYFAATEAT
- a CDS encoding alpha/beta hydrolase produces the protein MDSHEAAGLAGSFGVQSTDGTTIRVWVQGKGPPIVLVHGSLRDYTIFEPLVAHLQPAMTTYAIDRRGFGASGDGDGYTIEQEFEDVAAVVDAIAARAGSVALWGHSYGAGCAMGAAALTNNVSRVILYEPGLGIAYPPGWLETHEEALAGGDAEKVIRAVLIDILEMSEEDVETRRAAPQWPAYLNAAATVLREARTEHTWVYRPGALDRVDAPTLVLVGAETSPALMRSTLRAAAAIPGARTQVLGGHGHLACITDPSLIASIITQFCGIGGAPS
- a CDS encoding zf-HC2 domain-containing protein, producing MKDIVCMSGVELLMEYLEGALAPDVRAAIEAHVAGCQRCDAFIASYLETPRIVRDATRMEMPADLEASLLAALRRAMHRHDG
- a CDS encoding MOSC N-terminal beta barrel domain-containing protein, whose product is MAGLWRYPVKTLAGERLSTAAVGFTGIFGDRAIWVVGPEGIRTSRRHYRLLGLRGTLSAQRHVLINGYLWKSREALALVKRAAGDDAWLAASDVQDRFDVLPLLVATDGAVAAFGRDIRRLRPNILIGGVDGLAECDWPGAELHIGSLIVRLDSLRARCPMTTVDPDTLERDAEVLRDIGRRFRGRLALNSDVARPGTIAIGDPVTLVRPH
- a CDS encoding class I SAM-dependent methyltransferase, with the protein product MSTVLDTTRTQAFAEHALDIVNGGFLSLMLSVGHRTGLLDTLATLEPATSDRIAAAAGLNERYVREWLGALVTGRIIEYDPAARTYWLPREHAASLTRAAGPDNLAELAQIVAMLGQVESAIVEVFRKGGGVDYRAFERFHALMAESSHTTLEATLLTCTLPLVPGLVDRLEAGTDVLDIGCGEGVAIRMMAQRFPRSRFVGVDIATGAIATARAEAEAARLTNARFVAQDAATFSAPAAFDFITAFDAIHDQAAPRRVLRAIREALRTGGVFLMVDIAASSHLEGNLDNPLAPFLFTVSTMHCMTVSLAQGGEGLGACWGEEKARELVAEAGFASVDVSRVEGDPLNAYYVCRP
- a CDS encoding methyltransferase domain-containing protein yields the protein MHVPVSVSTVTAISALLAVSLATLIDASSGQKSIFSEAQAYEHFMGRWSRRLAPLFVRFAGVRDADTVLDVGSGTGALTAAVAKVAPSSRIVGIDPSASYVALAQSQHGSRRVLFEVGDAQHMRFDDAMFDRTLSLLVVNFIPDVRKALGEMTRVTKPKGTVAAAVWDYGDGMEMLRAFWDEAVALTPAHATKDERNLPLCRRDDLAALWRGQGLHDVVEEALTIETRFASFDDFWKPFLEQQGPAGAYAASLSGEDREALRLRLRGRLLGGGPDRAIVMHARAWAVRGTIP
- a CDS encoding DUF1059 domain-containing protein → MSAHDRPRTTVHIACNEVVPGCGFTASADTEEELTDKVAAHAAQDHGVPEVTPELAAKIKAAIRRQ
- a CDS encoding zf-HC2 domain-containing protein; its protein translation is MVTDLPELPCRELVELVTDYLEDRLSPIDRARFEAHLTECEACRTYLEQFRETIRVLGRLPEESLSPEAREALLTAFRGWSRL
- a CDS encoding sigma-70 family RNA polymerase sigma factor, with protein sequence MTVRAAESSDEALAALAATGDEAAFETLVLRYQHRVFRLACRLASETDAPDIMQDAFVQVYRHISAFRGGARFSTWLYRIVTNAGLMHRRARARRPAESLDELLPRFDADGRLEDTPDALRAASRVDELLDRQVLAKKAQAAIEGLPDLYREAFVLRDLEELSTADVAQVLGVEPATVRQRVHRARLMVREYLGALAGDRP